In the genome of Pangasianodon hypophthalmus isolate fPanHyp1 chromosome 23, fPanHyp1.pri, whole genome shotgun sequence, one region contains:
- the angpt2b gene encoding angiopoietin-2b — translation MGWLLSLGYLAVVVAVAIGTERRQHQVQHGPCSYTFILPEVEQCPSSGNFRVSNSLQRDSPLPPNAAQTEKKLESLESATENNTLWLQKLESYIQENMRSEMVEMQRNVINTQTATMLEIGTNLLSQSAEHTRKLTNVETQVLNQTSRLEIQLLEYSLSTKRLEKQLLQQTQEVSRLNDKNSYLEQRFTALEARHSQELQAIQQEKQQLQELLDRQSRLVTVLERQLASSTRNSTLLQHQQATLSETLQQLLAMIAQCNDITSLSKAKTVIFRDCADIYKCGITENGIYNIHLANSTQTVKVFCDMETRGGGWTVLQHRFNGSVDFHRNWKDYKTGFGDPSGEHWLGNDVIHLLTTSRDYTLQVQLKDVEGNQAYSQYDHFYIDGEEKKYSIHAEGFSGTAGRTSSLTRSGTMFSTKDQDNDRCSCKCAQMASGGWWFEACGPSNLNGIYHTGISSVMRYNGVKWYYWKGPNSIVTRTTMMVRPLDFHK, via the exons ATGGGCTGGCTGCTGAGTCTGGGCTACCTGGCTGTAGTGGTAGCTGTAGCAATTGGCACAGAGAGGAGGCAGCACCAGGTGCAGCATGGCCCCTGTAGCTACACATTCATCCTGCCAGAGGTGGAGCAGTGCCCATCATCTGGAAACTTCCGGGTGAGCAATTCCCTGCAGAGAGATTCGCCCTTGCCCCCCAACGCAGCCCAGACTGAGAAAAAGCTTGAAAGCCTGGAGAGTGCCACTGAGAACAACACACTGTGGCTGCAGAAG CTGGAGAGTTACATCCAGGAGAACATGCGTTCAGAGATGGTGGAGATGCAGAGGAATGTCATTAACACACAGACAGCCACCATGCTGGAGATAGGAACCAATCTTCTCAGCCAGTCAGCAGAACACACAAGGAAACTTACAAACGTGGAGACTCAG GTACTGAACCAAACAAGTCGACTGGAGATTCAGCTGTTGGAGTACTCTCTCTCCACCAAGCGACTGGAGAAGCAACTCCTGCAGCAGACCCAGGAGGTGTCCCGCCTAAATGACAAAAACAG CTACCTGGAGCAGCGGTTCACAGCCTTGGAGGCCAGACACAGCCAGGAGCTGCAGGCTATCCAGCAGGAAAAGCAGCAGCTGCAGGAGCTTCTGGACAGGCAGAGTCGCCTGGTCACTGTGCTTGAGAGACAGCTGGCGAGCTCCACCCGCAACAGCACACTGCTCCAGCACCAGCAAGCTACTCTCTCAGAGACACTGCAGCAGCTACTGGCCATGATCGCCCAGTGCAACG ATATTACCAGCCTGTCTAAGGCGAAGACAGTGATTTTCAGAGATTGTGCCGACATATACAAGTGTGGAATAACAGAGAATGGAATATACAACATTCATCTCGCCAACAGCACACAGACAGTTAAG GTGTTCTGTGACATGGAGACTAGAGGAGGAGGTTGGACTGTTCTTCAGCATCGCTTTAACGGTTCAGTGGACTTCCACCGTAACTGGAAAGATTATAAAACG GGATTTGGGGACCCCTCAGGAGAACATTGGTTAGGAAATGATGTCATCCACCTGCTCACCACATCCCGAGACTACACTCTGCAGGTCCAACTCAAAGACGTAGAGGGAAACCAGGCCTACTCTCAGTATGACCATTTCTACATCgatggagaggaaaagaaatatAG CATCCATGCTGAAGGTTTCAGTGGTACAGCAGGTCGCACCAGCAGCCTAACCCGCTCGGGCACCATGTTTAGCACAAAGGATCAGGATAATGACCGCTGCAGCTGCAAGTGTGCCCAGATGGCCTCAGGAG GATGGTGGTTTGAAGCCTGTGGGCCATCCAACTTAAACGGCATCTACCACACTGGAATCTCCAGTGTGATGCGCTACAATGGGGTCAAGTGGTACTACTGGAAAGGGCCAAACTCAATAGTAACCAGAACCACTATGATGGTGCGCCCTTTGgatttccataaataa